Proteins encoded in a region of the Pseudomonas sp. PDNC002 genome:
- a CDS encoding glutathione S-transferase family protein, with protein sequence MPRLTLYHAPQTRSSGTLVLLEELGAEYDLELINMKAGEQRKPAYLTVNPLGKVPAIRIGDSLVTEQGAIFIYLADLFPRAGLAPALDDPLRGPYLRWLVFYGSSFEPAIVDRALKRDAAPLAMSPYGDYDSVMRAIAEQLETGPYLLGNRMTAADVLWGAALRWTIGFGVVPKLPVFERYVELVTSRPAFARVWERDIKWAEDHAKAAEAKAP encoded by the coding sequence ATGCCCCGCCTCACCCTCTACCATGCGCCCCAGACACGCTCCAGCGGCACCCTGGTGCTGCTGGAAGAACTGGGCGCCGAGTATGACCTCGAACTGATCAACATGAAGGCCGGCGAGCAGCGCAAGCCGGCCTATTTGACCGTCAACCCGCTGGGCAAGGTCCCGGCGATCCGCATTGGCGATTCCCTGGTCACCGAGCAGGGCGCCATCTTCATCTACCTCGCCGACCTCTTTCCCCGCGCGGGCCTTGCCCCCGCCCTCGACGATCCGCTGCGTGGCCCCTACCTGCGCTGGCTGGTGTTCTACGGCTCAAGTTTCGAGCCGGCCATCGTCGACCGCGCCCTCAAGCGTGACGCGGCGCCATTGGCCATGAGCCCCTACGGCGACTACGACAGCGTGATGCGCGCCATCGCCGAACAACTGGAAACCGGACCCTACCTGCTGGGCAATCGCATGACCGCCGCCGACGTTTTGTGGGGCGCGGCCCTGCGCTGGACCATCGGCTTCGGCGTGGTGCCCAAGCTGCCGGTCTTCGAGCGTTACGTGGAACTGGTGACGTCGCGCCCGGCGTTCGCTCGTGTCTGGGAGCGCGACATCAAATGGGCCGAGGATCACGCCAAGGCGGCGGAAGCCAAGGCACCCTGA
- the metR gene encoding transcriptional regulator MetR, with protein sequence MLELRHLKTLHALREADSLVEAAERLHLTQSALSHQFKELEERLGLSLFIRKTKPVRFTSAGLRLLQLADAVLPQLRGAERDLARLAGGTAGRLHMAIECHSCFQWLMPTIDQFRDAWPEVELDLASGFSFAPLPALARGDLDLVVTSDPVDIAGITYVPLFTYEALLAVDNHHALAGKSCIVPEDLASQTLITYPIERDRLDIFTRFLEPADVEPAQVRTSELTVMMMQLVASGRGVCSLPNWALHEYSSRGYVTAKRLGEKGLYCTLFAAIRADMLDAPFMRDFLLTAKDTSFATLEGVSAAKS encoded by the coding sequence ATGCTTGAACTTCGCCACCTGAAAACCCTGCATGCCCTGCGCGAAGCCGATAGCCTGGTGGAAGCCGCCGAACGCCTGCACCTTACCCAGTCCGCCCTCTCCCATCAGTTCAAGGAACTGGAAGAGCGCCTGGGCCTGTCGCTGTTCATCCGCAAGACCAAGCCCGTGCGCTTCACCAGCGCCGGCCTGCGCCTGCTGCAACTGGCCGATGCCGTGCTGCCGCAACTGCGCGGCGCCGAACGCGACCTGGCGCGCCTGGCCGGTGGCACCGCCGGCCGCCTGCACATGGCCATCGAATGCCATAGCTGCTTCCAGTGGCTGATGCCGACCATCGATCAGTTCCGCGATGCCTGGCCGGAAGTCGAGCTGGACCTCGCCTCGGGCTTCTCCTTCGCGCCATTACCGGCGCTGGCTCGCGGCGACCTGGACCTGGTGGTGACCTCCGACCCGGTGGACATTGCCGGCATCACCTACGTGCCGCTGTTCACCTACGAAGCGCTGCTGGCGGTGGACAATCACCACGCGCTGGCCGGCAAGTCCTGCATCGTGCCGGAGGACCTGGCCAGCCAGACCCTGATCACCTACCCGATCGAACGCGACCGCCTGGACATCTTCACCCGCTTCCTCGAACCGGCCGATGTCGAGCCCGCGCAGGTACGCACCTCGGAACTGACGGTGATGATGATGCAGCTGGTGGCGTCCGGGCGCGGCGTCTGCAGCCTCCCCAACTGGGCGCTGCACGAGTACAGCTCGCGCGGCTACGTAACCGCCAAGCGCCTGGGGGAGAAAGGTCTGTACTGCACACTGTTCGCCGCCATACGCGCCGACATGCTGGATGCGCCCTTCATGCGCGACTTCCTGCTGACGGCAAAGGACACCTCGTTCGCGACCCTCGAAGGCGTGAGTGCCGCCAAGAGCTGA
- a CDS encoding alpha/beta hydrolase, producing the protein MRAFLLAVALFCGLPLLSITANQSFAADRCDPRVPTEMVDLGDVRLAYQSIGRSQDPTLLLIMGLGGQLIHWPDEVVEALCQQGFRVIRYDNRDVGLSSWRVPTPSGNLTYEVIRYRLGLPVSAPYSLTDMAEDSLHLLDALHVERAHVLGASMGGMIAQHVADLAPQRVISLTLVMTSSGAEGLPAPSESLLRLLARREAASREQAIEQQADLLAALGSPEVRDDRQQLLQQAARSYDRAFNPEGVQRQILAILAEPSRVELLNRLNVPTLVVHGTADPLLPVMHGVHVAAHIRGSVLKLIPGMAHRFQENFKEPLLGAVLPYLREHQGGGHVAQL; encoded by the coding sequence ATGCGTGCCTTCCTGCTGGCGGTCGCCCTTTTTTGCGGCCTGCCCTTGCTTTCCATTACCGCCAATCAGTCGTTCGCTGCGGATCGATGCGACCCGCGCGTGCCGACCGAGATGGTCGACCTGGGTGACGTGCGCCTGGCCTATCAGAGCATCGGCCGGTCACAGGACCCGACACTGCTGCTGATCATGGGGTTGGGCGGCCAGCTTATCCATTGGCCGGACGAAGTGGTCGAAGCGCTCTGCCAGCAAGGCTTCCGGGTTATCCGCTATGACAACCGCGATGTCGGACTGTCCTCGTGGAGAGTTCCTACTCCCAGCGGAAATCTGACCTACGAAGTGATTCGCTATCGCCTCGGTTTGCCCGTTAGTGCGCCCTACAGCCTGACCGACATGGCCGAGGACTCCTTGCATCTGCTGGATGCGCTGCATGTCGAGCGTGCCCACGTGCTCGGCGCGAGCATGGGCGGAATGATCGCCCAGCACGTGGCGGACCTTGCGCCGCAGCGCGTGATCAGCCTGACGCTGGTGATGACCAGCTCAGGAGCCGAGGGCCTGCCGGCTCCCAGCGAGTCGCTGCTGCGCCTGCTGGCACGGCGCGAAGCCGCCAGCCGCGAGCAGGCCATCGAGCAGCAGGCGGACCTGCTGGCCGCCCTTGGCAGTCCGGAGGTGCGCGACGACCGGCAGCAGTTGCTGCAGCAGGCCGCGCGTTCCTACGACCGTGCCTTCAATCCGGAGGGGGTACAGCGGCAGATACTGGCGATTCTCGCCGAGCCGAGCCGGGTGGAGCTGCTCAATCGCCTGAATGTGCCGACGCTGGTGGTGCACGGGACGGCGGACCCGCTGTTGCCGGTCATGCATGGCGTGCACGTGGCGGCCCATATCCGGGGTTCGGTACTGAAGCTGATTCCGGGGATGGCTCACCGTTTCCAGGAGAACTTCAAGGAGCCGCTGCTAGGGGCGGTGCTGCCTTACCTGCGTGAGCATCAAGGCGGCGGGCACGTCGCTCAGCTCTAG
- a CDS encoding LysR substrate-binding domain-containing protein codes for MNNLPNLEDLRVFVHVARRSSFVAAASELDMSAAFVSKRIRLLEEDLGVRLLHRTTRRVSISEDGERVYQWALRILDSVQRMGDDVSTLHREPSGQLRIASSLGLGRRFVAPALSELATRHPQLDIRLDVQDRLVDLIGEGFDLDVRVGNEIDPNLIARPLARNRRVLCAAPAYLARRGTPRGLAELAGHDCLVIKERDHPFGVWNLQGPEGEESVKVTGPLSSNHGEVVHQWCIDGRGILLRSWWDVHDSLEDGRLVQVLPEYQQPADIWAVYAAPLASSAKVRVAVECLRQYFAERYSLPED; via the coding sequence GTGAACAATCTACCGAACCTGGAAGACCTGCGGGTATTCGTCCACGTGGCGCGCCGTTCGAGCTTCGTCGCCGCCGCCAGCGAACTGGACATGTCCGCCGCCTTCGTCAGCAAGCGCATCCGCCTGCTGGAAGAGGACCTTGGCGTGCGCCTGCTGCACCGCACCACCCGGCGCGTCTCGATCAGCGAAGACGGCGAACGTGTCTACCAATGGGCGCTGCGCATCCTCGACTCAGTGCAGCGGATGGGCGATGACGTCTCCACACTGCACCGCGAGCCCAGCGGCCAGCTGCGCATCGCCAGCAGCCTCGGCCTGGGCCGGCGCTTCGTCGCCCCAGCTCTCTCGGAACTCGCCACGCGCCACCCGCAGTTGGACATCCGGCTGGACGTGCAGGACCGCCTGGTGGACTTGATCGGAGAGGGCTTTGACCTCGACGTACGGGTGGGTAACGAGATCGATCCGAACCTGATCGCCCGCCCGCTGGCGCGCAATCGTCGGGTGCTCTGCGCCGCGCCCGCCTATCTCGCACGACGCGGCACGCCGCGCGGCCTGGCCGAACTGGCCGGGCATGACTGCCTGGTGATCAAGGAGCGCGACCACCCGTTCGGCGTCTGGAACCTGCAAGGCCCGGAGGGCGAGGAAAGCGTGAAGGTCACCGGCCCGCTGTCATCCAATCACGGCGAGGTGGTGCACCAGTGGTGCATCGATGGCCGTGGCATCCTGCTGCGCTCCTGGTGGGACGTGCACGACAGCCTGGAAGATGGGCGCCTGGTTCAGGTGCTGCCGGAGTACCAGCAGCCGGCGGATATCTGGGCGGTGTATGCCGCGCCGCTGGCGAGTTCGGCCAAGGTGCGCGTGGCGGTGGAGTGCCTGCGGCAGTATTTTGCCGAGCGCTATAGCTTGCCTGAAGACTGA
- a CDS encoding tartrate dehydrogenase: protein MSKTFRIAAIAGDGIGQEVLPEGLRVVRAAAQKHGLALEFEHFEWASCDYYLEHGKMMPDDWFEQLKDFDALYFGAVGWPDKVPDHISLWGSLLKFRREFDQYVNIRPVRLFPGVPCPLAGKKPGDIDFVVIRENTEGEYSSLGGRMFEGTENEFVLQESVFTRRGVDRILKYAFDLAQTRERKRLTSATKSNGMAVSMPYWDERTEAMAAGYPEITWDKQHIDILCARFVLQPERFDVVVASNLFGDILSDLGPACAGTIGIAPSANLNPERKFPSLFEPVHGSAPDIFGRNIANPIAMIWSGALMLDFVGQGDARYRAAHDDILQAIERVIADGAVTRDMGGELSTQAVGQAIAEIVAG, encoded by the coding sequence ATGAGCAAGACATTCAGAATCGCCGCCATCGCCGGAGACGGCATCGGCCAGGAAGTCCTACCCGAAGGCCTGCGCGTGGTCCGGGCGGCTGCGCAGAAGCACGGCCTGGCACTGGAGTTCGAGCACTTCGAGTGGGCCAGCTGCGACTACTACCTGGAACACGGCAAGATGATGCCGGACGACTGGTTCGAGCAGCTCAAGGACTTCGACGCCTTGTATTTCGGCGCCGTCGGCTGGCCGGACAAGGTGCCCGACCACATTTCCCTCTGGGGCTCTCTGCTCAAGTTCCGCCGTGAGTTCGACCAGTACGTGAACATCCGCCCGGTTCGCCTGTTCCCCGGCGTGCCGTGCCCGCTGGCCGGCAAGAAGCCCGGCGACATCGATTTCGTGGTGATCCGCGAGAACACCGAGGGCGAGTATTCCTCCCTGGGCGGTCGCATGTTCGAAGGCACCGAGAACGAGTTCGTGCTGCAGGAATCGGTGTTCACCCGCCGGGGCGTCGACCGCATCCTCAAGTACGCCTTCGACCTGGCGCAGACCCGCGAGCGCAAGCGGCTGACCTCGGCCACCAAGTCCAATGGCATGGCGGTGAGCATGCCCTACTGGGACGAGCGCACCGAGGCCATGGCGGCCGGTTATCCGGAAATCACCTGGGACAAGCAGCACATCGATATCCTCTGCGCCCGTTTCGTCCTGCAGCCGGAACGCTTCGACGTGGTGGTGGCCTCCAACCTGTTCGGCGACATCCTCTCCGACCTCGGCCCGGCCTGCGCCGGGACCATCGGCATCGCGCCATCCGCCAACCTCAACCCGGAGCGCAAGTTCCCCTCGCTGTTCGAGCCGGTGCACGGTTCGGCGCCGGACATCTTCGGCCGGAACATCGCCAACCCCATCGCCATGATCTGGTCCGGCGCGCTGATGCTGGACTTCGTCGGCCAGGGCGATGCGCGCTACCGCGCCGCCCACGATGACATCCTCCAGGCCATCGAGCGGGTAATCGCCGATGGCGCGGTCACCCGCGACATGGGGGGCGAGTTGTCGACGCAGGCGGTCGGTCAGGCAATTGCCGAGATCGTGGCGGGATAA
- a CDS encoding BCCT family transporter, producing MSRLMSPKSKKVDVFLISMSLVAVLLTVVGLAAFPTQAEHAANQLFELSTRSFGTAVQLLIFGSSLAVLYVACSKYGHIRLGTGKPEYSTATWVFMFICAGMGSSTLYWGVMEWAYYYQTPGLNIAPQSREALEYSVGYSFFHWGISAWSIYALASLAMAYHFHVRKKSGLNLASIVEAVTGFKATGPVGRVVDLIFLLTMMGALTVSLALTASTLTRGLSGLVGTPDTFMVQVMVIGVIAVLFSLSSYIGIDGGLQKLSKIVCYGALVFAAVVLLVGPTQFTINNTANGIGLMIQNYVHMSLFTDPAGDGAFTRNWTVFYWLWWVSYAPGVAMFVTRVSRGRQIREVVFALLLGGSFGCWFFFGALESYSMHQFITGAVDVPKILTEQGGESAVEALLLALPWGKLFLAVYLFIMAVFCASHMDAAAYAVAATSTRNLQEGEDPTPTHRLFWCVTLTLVPLAMLFAKASLSTMKTAVVLTAIPFTLILLVKVYGFFKWMLADYGAMPAHRIEEEAAAMALEGEDSSSTAPATQPLIEKVALAQ from the coding sequence ATGTCCCGTCTGATGTCACCCAAGAGCAAGAAGGTCGATGTATTCCTGATATCCATGAGCCTGGTAGCGGTGCTGTTGACCGTCGTCGGGCTCGCTGCCTTTCCGACTCAAGCCGAGCACGCTGCCAACCAGTTGTTCGAGCTTTCCACCCGCTCCTTCGGTACCGCCGTCCAGTTGCTGATCTTCGGCAGCTCCCTGGCCGTGCTCTACGTGGCCTGCAGCAAGTACGGCCACATCCGCCTGGGCACCGGCAAACCCGAATACTCCACCGCGACCTGGGTATTCATGTTCATCTGTGCCGGCATGGGCTCGTCCACCCTCTACTGGGGTGTGATGGAGTGGGCCTACTACTACCAGACCCCCGGCCTGAACATCGCCCCGCAATCCCGTGAAGCGCTGGAGTACAGCGTCGGCTACTCGTTCTTCCACTGGGGCATCAGCGCCTGGTCGATCTACGCGCTGGCCTCGCTGGCCATGGCCTACCACTTCCACGTGCGCAAGAAGAGCGGCCTGAACCTCGCCTCCATCGTCGAGGCTGTCACCGGCTTCAAGGCCACCGGCCCGGTAGGGCGCGTGGTCGACCTGATCTTCCTGCTGACCATGATGGGCGCGCTCACCGTTTCCCTGGCACTCACCGCCTCGACCCTGACCCGTGGCCTCTCCGGGCTGGTCGGCACCCCGGACACCTTCATGGTCCAGGTGATGGTGATCGGCGTGATCGCCGTGCTGTTCTCCCTGAGTTCCTACATCGGCATCGACGGCGGCCTGCAGAAGCTGAGCAAGATCGTCTGCTACGGCGCGCTGGTGTTCGCCGCGGTGGTGCTGCTGGTCGGCCCGACCCAGTTCACCATCAACAACACCGCCAACGGCATCGGCCTGATGATCCAGAACTACGTGCACATGAGCCTGTTCACCGACCCGGCTGGCGATGGCGCGTTCACCCGCAACTGGACGGTGTTCTACTGGCTCTGGTGGGTGTCCTACGCGCCGGGCGTGGCCATGTTCGTGACCCGCGTGTCGCGTGGGCGGCAGATCCGCGAAGTGGTGTTCGCCCTGCTGCTGGGCGGTAGCTTCGGTTGCTGGTTCTTCTTCGGCGCGCTGGAAAGCTACAGCATGCACCAGTTCATCACCGGCGCCGTCGACGTGCCGAAGATCCTCACCGAGCAGGGCGGCGAAAGCGCCGTCGAGGCCCTGCTGCTGGCGCTGCCGTGGGGCAAGCTGTTCCTCGCCGTCTACCTGTTCATCATGGCGGTCTTCTGCGCCTCGCACATGGATGCCGCCGCCTACGCCGTGGCCGCCACCAGCACCCGCAACCTGCAGGAAGGCGAAGATCCGACGCCGACCCATCGCCTGTTCTGGTGCGTGACCCTGACCCTGGTGCCGCTGGCCATGCTGTTCGCCAAGGCCTCGCTGTCGACCATGAAGACCGCCGTGGTGCTCACCGCCATTCCGTTCACCCTGATCCTGCTGGTGAAGGTCTACGGCTTCTTCAAGTGGATGCTGGCGGACTACGGTGCCATGCCGGCCCACCGCATCGAGGAGGAGGCCGCCGCCATGGCGCTGGAAGGGGAGGACTCGTCTTCGACCGCACCGGCCACCCAGCCGCTGATCGAGAAAGTGGCCTTGGCCCAGTGA